One genomic segment of Paenibacillus sp. FSL H8-0332 includes these proteins:
- a CDS encoding DUF3800 domain-containing protein has product MKRYTLYLDEILTGGHFDHFSLMGFAIGENEYEMDIIPYVNSIKNKYFGDEKVIIHEMDINRHKSATPFKVFQDNDVLKNFWGDITGMFKHYNLPVFGVSIHEKDCQSLYTNGRDKYFIALQIIMENFVHYLEMNDGKGSIYLESTNADPDQKDQQLQYHFHYLMAQGTLFYSNKTVQKRLSTINFGYKPDNIIGLQIADLLPNTWNRKLSGKPLRTYGLLDMIENQAYDGGCNKKERFGLKIIP; this is encoded by the coding sequence ATGAAGAGATATACGCTTTATTTAGATGAAATTCTCACAGGTGGTCATTTTGATCATTTTAGCTTAATGGGATTTGCAATTGGAGAAAACGAATATGAGATGGATATTATCCCTTATGTCAATTCAATAAAGAATAAGTACTTTGGGGATGAAAAGGTCATAATTCACGAAATGGATATCAATAGACATAAATCCGCCACCCCATTTAAGGTCTTTCAGGATAATGATGTGCTTAAAAATTTCTGGGGTGATATTACTGGGATGTTCAAGCATTATAATCTCCCAGTGTTTGGAGTCAGCATTCACGAGAAGGACTGCCAAAGCTTATATACTAATGGACGTGATAAGTATTTCATTGCTCTTCAAATAATTATGGAGAATTTTGTTCACTATCTTGAAATGAACGATGGTAAAGGTTCAATTTATTTAGAATCAACTAATGCTGATCCAGACCAAAAAGATCAACAATTACAATATCATTTCCATTATCTTATGGCCCAAGGAACTCTTTTTTACAGTAATAAAACTGTACAAAAAAGACTTAGTACAATAAATTTCGGCTATAAACCTGATAACATAATAGGATTGCAGATTGCAGACTTATTACCAAACACGTGGAATAGAAAGCTTTCCGGTAAACCACTTAGGACATATGGTTTACTTGATATGATTGAAAATCAAGCATACGATGGAGGATGTAACAAAAAGGAACGATTTGGCTTGAAAATAATTCCATAG
- a CDS encoding sugar phosphate isomerase/epimerase, with amino-acid sequence MAEAARQIGIQMYTLRDQTERDFLGTLGKVAEMGYQAVEFAGYFGVAAGELRRRLDELGLAAPSAHVGLDFSSLDKMEQALAKEIEYAVELGLQYIITPSAPLPPSPSIEDVTRIIPFLEKASAMVRAAGMEYGYHNHDYEFAKVDGKAVIDIWLERIPAEHMLAEFDLGWVHRGGARPADYVSRYAGRVPLVHIKDFGANQEETDLGKGEVDFQSVFEIAEQSGILYYIVEQEAYEVSSLASAKLALDYFRGLGLMQ; translated from the coding sequence ATGGCAGAAGCAGCGCGGCAGATCGGAATTCAAATGTATACACTGCGGGACCAGACGGAGCGGGATTTCCTCGGCACACTGGGCAAGGTGGCAGAGATGGGATACCAGGCAGTGGAGTTCGCCGGTTATTTCGGCGTAGCTGCCGGGGAACTGCGCCGCAGGCTGGATGAACTGGGCCTTGCGGCGCCTTCGGCGCATGTGGGACTGGACTTCAGCAGCCTGGATAAGATGGAACAGGCCTTAGCCAAAGAGATTGAATACGCCGTAGAGCTCGGACTGCAATATATAATCACCCCGTCGGCACCGCTTCCGCCCAGCCCTTCCATCGAAGATGTGACAAGAATAATTCCATTCCTGGAGAAGGCTTCCGCGATGGTCCGGGCGGCAGGGATGGAGTACGGCTACCACAACCATGATTATGAATTCGCAAAAGTTGACGGCAAGGCGGTCATCGATATCTGGCTGGAGCGGATTCCTGCAGAGCATATGCTGGCAGAGTTTGATCTGGGCTGGGTACACCGGGGCGGAGCCCGGCCCGCAGATTATGTGTCACGGTACGCCGGCCGTGTTCCGCTGGTCCATATTAAGGATTTCGGAGCAAACCAGGAGGAGACCGATCTCGGGAAGGGAGAGGTCGATTTCCAGAGCGTCTTTGAGATAGCGGAGCAGAGCGGAATTCTCTACTATATTGTAGAGCAAGAGGCCTATGAGGTATCCTCCCTTGCAAGCGCAAAGCTCGCGCTGGATTATTTCCGCGGGCTGGGGCTAATGCAGTAG
- a CDS encoding YukJ family protein translates to MGNGLDQGYGVLKCKLSNEDTIYKLGVKNNHVQVLVEVEGNINKKYRVAINIRSSAKAEHLPEDTANQVLYYVGEDFKAEETDRWLTLESGFTKITRHNRSLALDYIRGNLVIPSKMVALPNTNQDDKEDNDPHNNLYDKITSYLKETQEQDATLYVFGEPWGPEEGKPDKYFGFTPGRGVHNIHMNQGNAGGYARENGTWQDGGVLIHFENEHRWVAIFLAFQSQSWCTNDQGDATKPVSECNHTNALS, encoded by the coding sequence ATGGGTAACGGATTAGATCAAGGGTACGGGGTATTAAAATGCAAATTATCCAATGAGGATACCATATATAAGCTAGGTGTCAAAAATAATCATGTCCAGGTACTGGTTGAGGTTGAAGGTAATATTAATAAAAAGTACAGGGTGGCTATCAATATCAGATCAAGTGCTAAAGCGGAACATTTACCGGAGGACACTGCAAATCAGGTGCTTTATTATGTGGGCGAAGATTTCAAAGCCGAAGAAACGGACCGTTGGCTCACGCTTGAATCCGGCTTCACGAAGATCACCAGGCATAACCGGAGCCTTGCCCTTGATTATATCAGAGGAAACCTGGTGATTCCCAGTAAGATGGTAGCTCTGCCTAATACGAACCAAGATGACAAGGAAGACAATGATCCCCACAACAATCTGTATGACAAAATCACCTCTTATCTCAAAGAGACACAGGAACAGGATGCAACCCTGTACGTATTCGGCGAGCCTTGGGGACCGGAAGAGGGTAAGCCCGATAAGTATTTCGGCTTCACCCCCGGACGCGGGGTTCATAATATTCATATGAACCAAGGCAATGCGGGCGGGTACGCCAGAGAAAATGGCACATGGCAAGACGGCGGAGTCCTTATACATTTCGAGAATGAACACAGATGGGTGGCTATCTTCCTGGCCTTCCAGTCCCAATCCTGGTGTACCAACGACCAGGGCGATGCCACCAAGCCGGTTAGTGAATGTAATCATACCAATGCTTTGTCATGA
- a CDS encoding MTH1187 family thiamine-binding protein produces the protein MAIGEVTVIPIGTGSTSLSSYVAEMQRVLETVEGITYELTSMGTIIEGPVARILAAVEALHESPFTAGAQRVSTSLKIDDRRDKISTSRSKLESVERKLQGK, from the coding sequence ATGGCAATTGGCGAAGTGACCGTTATTCCGATCGGGACAGGCAGCACCAGTCTCAGCAGCTATGTGGCCGAGATGCAGCGCGTACTGGAGACGGTGGAGGGCATTACCTATGAGCTAACTTCTATGGGTACGATTATTGAGGGACCGGTAGCGCGGATTCTGGCTGCGGTAGAAGCGCTGCATGAGTCGCCGTTCACCGCCGGGGCGCAGAGAGTCTCCACCTCGCTTAAGATCGATGACCGGCGCGACAAGATCTCCACCAGCCGCAGCAAGCTGGAATCCGTGGAGCGTAAGCTACAGGGAAAGTAG
- a CDS encoding Gx transporter family protein, with translation MAMSSSESATALKRTVIIAIFAAVAVVLSIVEAQIPLAGVGLMPGAKLGFANIMILTCIYFLRGRDVLVLVILKTLLTAFLLGTLSSLLFSLFGSLFSFIVMFALVKLGRKKFSVIGISIAGGLAHNTGQLLAASFVFNSTSIFYYLPVLLITGIITGIAVGFAVRYVVDSLSKISLFEEFLNGPGH, from the coding sequence ATGGCTATGTCCAGTAGTGAATCGGCCACAGCGCTGAAGCGGACCGTAATTATCGCTATATTTGCTGCCGTTGCTGTGGTGCTGAGTATTGTGGAGGCGCAGATCCCGCTGGCCGGAGTGGGGCTGATGCCCGGGGCGAAGCTCGGCTTCGCCAATATTATGATTTTGACCTGTATTTACTTTCTGCGCGGACGCGATGTCCTGGTACTGGTGATCCTTAAGACACTGCTGACCGCCTTCCTGCTCGGCACGCTGTCCAGCCTGCTGTTCAGCTTGTTCGGCTCCCTGTTCAGCTTCATTGTGATGTTCGCGCTGGTGAAGCTCGGCCGCAAAAAGTTCAGTGTTATCGGCATCAGCATTGCGGGAGGCTTGGCTCATAATACGGGACAGCTGCTGGCAGCCTCGTTCGTATTTAATTCAACCAGTATTTTCTATTATCTGCCGGTTCTGCTGATTACCGGTATTATTACGGGCATTGCTGTCGGCTTCGCCGTCCGGTATGTGGTGGACTCACTATCCAAGATATCCTTGTTTGAAGAGTTCCTGAACGGACCGGGTCACTAG
- a CDS encoding alpha/beta hydrolase has protein sequence MLYLLVALIVVAAGVGYAGFYFYGVAIRRAPKEFLAKTPDLKIDPPPVAGASWGEGAEWVSRQTFREVELVSEEGLKMQGYYLASERAAGRTVIVAHGYSGKAKDMGATAKNYYENLGYNVLLPDARGHGKSEGDYIGFGWPERRDYLKWIGFVLQENGPDAQIVLHGVSMGGATVLMTSGEELPPQVKAIVADCGYTSVKAQLSYQLKRMYHLPSFPFVPVASLVTRMKAGYSFGEASALKQVRKAKVPILFIHGDADTFVPFDMMNELYEACRSPKEQLVVRGAGHGLAYDTDKSTYIRTVGEFVERYVHSPVAAESVR, from the coding sequence ATGCTATACCTGCTTGTGGCGCTGATCGTCGTGGCCGCAGGGGTGGGATATGCCGGATTCTATTTTTATGGAGTAGCCATTAGGCGGGCCCCTAAGGAATTCCTGGCCAAGACTCCAGACCTTAAGATCGATCCGCCGCCGGTGGCCGGAGCTTCGTGGGGAGAAGGGGCGGAGTGGGTGTCCCGGCAGACCTTCCGTGAGGTGGAGCTGGTGTCTGAGGAGGGGCTCAAGATGCAAGGCTATTATCTGGCGTCAGAGCGTGCTGCCGGACGGACGGTCATTGTTGCCCACGGGTATTCCGGGAAGGCCAAGGATATGGGAGCGACCGCTAAGAACTATTATGAGAACCTGGGGTACAATGTGCTGTTGCCTGATGCTAGAGGACACGGGAAAAGCGAAGGAGATTATATCGGCTTTGGCTGGCCGGAGCGCCGGGATTATCTGAAATGGATCGGATTTGTCCTGCAGGAGAACGGACCGGACGCGCAGATCGTGCTGCATGGCGTATCTATGGGCGGAGCCACGGTGCTGATGACGTCCGGCGAGGAGCTTCCTCCGCAGGTCAAGGCGATTGTCGCCGATTGCGGCTACACCTCGGTCAAGGCGCAGCTGTCCTATCAGCTGAAGCGGATGTACCATCTGCCCAGCTTCCCGTTTGTGCCGGTGGCCAGTCTGGTGACCCGGATGAAGGCCGGTTATTCCTTTGGGGAGGCGTCTGCGCTGAAGCAGGTACGCAAGGCCAAGGTGCCGATTCTGTTCATCCATGGGGATGCGGATACCTTCGTGCCTTTTGATATGATGAATGAGTTGTATGAGGCCTGCCGGAGTCCGAAGGAGCAATTAGTGGTGCGTGGAGCGGGGCATGGTCTTGCCTATGATACGGATAAAAGCACATACATCCGCACAGTAGGCGAATTCGTGGAACGCTATGTACACAGCCCGGTTGCCGCTGAATCAGTAAGGTAA
- a CDS encoding HD-GYP domain-containing protein: protein MRSQIRNYVFGSTVAVLAVGSLLMLSSLEISRVEYYRLLLVLIFSFVIMASIEITVFLRQIRPIRAALVQENATLPMLEEAYLHTHQLPKRAIQRIMGPHLLGLSVPALLLTFWMIHAGWVTFPYIYLILAMCCAVLVACMHSLIEFFLTCTAIIPLIKEFRNRALEQYGVDFALEGHVFVPIRPKFLVSCMLIGTFPLFLFIMATHIRMNGEGDSIVVVGLQSYWAWAGMVLLIGTLFSSIAAWLLTNSVQHPIHELYQAMNQVKDGNLVQVQDEYSDEFSKLVAGFNMMVRGLQAREQQSRQLLDSYFSTLAVALDARDSYTAGHSLRVAEYSVIIGQLAGLRGQELDDLRKSALLHDIGKIGVRDSILFKEEALTDEEFLQIQSHTVLGENILRQIEPADKMAPFLGGVRSHHERYDGHGYPDGLAGMNIPLHGRIIAVADAYDAMTSDRPYRKGMDHERALGILEQGSGSQWDPEFAGLFLGYFGRKPEARKDAQPVQAG, encoded by the coding sequence TTGAGAAGTCAGATCCGGAACTATGTCTTCGGCTCTACTGTAGCGGTACTGGCAGTCGGGAGTCTGCTTATGCTATCTTCCCTGGAGATCAGCCGGGTTGAATATTACCGCCTCCTGCTGGTGCTTATTTTTTCTTTTGTGATTATGGCGTCCATAGAGATTACGGTCTTTCTCAGACAGATCAGACCCATACGGGCTGCGCTGGTTCAGGAGAATGCTACATTACCTATGCTCGAGGAAGCTTATCTGCACACCCACCAGCTGCCCAAACGGGCCATTCAGCGGATTATGGGGCCGCATCTGCTCGGATTATCCGTGCCGGCTCTGTTGCTGACATTCTGGATGATTCATGCGGGCTGGGTGACGTTCCCTTATATCTATCTGATCCTGGCTATGTGCTGCGCTGTGCTTGTGGCCTGTATGCACTCCCTGATTGAATTCTTCCTGACCTGCACCGCCATTATTCCGCTGATCAAGGAATTCAGGAACCGTGCGCTGGAGCAGTATGGCGTGGATTTTGCCCTGGAGGGCCATGTGTTCGTGCCGATACGCCCCAAATTCCTGGTGAGCTGTATGCTGATCGGGACCTTCCCGCTGTTCCTGTTTATTATGGCGACACATATCCGTATGAACGGTGAGGGGGATTCTATAGTTGTCGTCGGACTTCAGAGCTATTGGGCCTGGGCGGGGATGGTGCTGCTGATCGGCACGCTGTTCTCCTCCATTGCGGCCTGGCTGCTGACGAACAGTGTACAGCATCCGATCCATGAACTGTATCAGGCGATGAACCAGGTGAAGGACGGTAATCTGGTCCAGGTGCAGGATGAGTATTCCGATGAGTTCTCCAAGCTGGTTGCGGGCTTTAACATGATGGTCCGCGGGCTCCAGGCCAGGGAGCAACAGAGCCGCCAGCTGCTGGACAGCTACTTCTCCACCCTGGCCGTGGCGCTGGATGCCCGCGATTCTTATACGGCAGGACATTCGCTGCGTGTAGCGGAGTATTCGGTTATTATTGGACAGCTGGCCGGACTGAGGGGGCAGGAGCTGGATGATCTGCGCAAGTCGGCCCTGCTGCATGATATTGGCAAGATCGGGGTGAGGGACAGCATCCTGTTCAAGGAAGAAGCCCTAACGGATGAGGAATTCCTTCAGATTCAGAGCCATACGGTGCTGGGGGAGAATATTCTGCGGCAAATTGAACCGGCGGACAAAATGGCACCCTTTCTGGGCGGTGTCCGCTCGCATCATGAGCGTTATGACGGCCACGGCTACCCGGATGGTCTTGCCGGTATGAATATCCCCCTGCATGGCCGGATTATCGCGGTGGCAGATGCCTATGATGCGATGACATCGGACCGGCCTTACCGGAAAGGGATGGACCACGAACGGGCGCTGGGGATTCTGGAGCAGGGCAGCGGCAGCCAGTGGGACCCAGAATTCGCCGGATTGTTCCTGGGTTATTTCGGACGGAAGCCGGAAGCCCGCAAGGATGCGCAGCCGGTCCAAGCCGGGTAA
- a CDS encoding NusG domain II-containing protein, translating into MKRADVLLISIVLIAALAFLVPRWLSNDANKGGPGKELKANITVDGKLFKTITLTKEEQTIEVRTERGYNILKVHDYGVEMFDADCPDKVCLGFGFITLPKQTIVCLPHRVLVEIASAAGEDEVDGYVQ; encoded by the coding sequence ATGAAACGCGCAGATGTGCTGCTAATTTCTATCGTTCTGATTGCTGCGCTCGCTTTTCTCGTGCCAAGATGGCTGTCAAACGATGCTAATAAAGGTGGGCCAGGCAAAGAACTCAAGGCCAATATAACGGTAGATGGTAAGTTATTCAAAACGATAACCCTGACCAAAGAAGAGCAGACTATTGAGGTCCGCACCGAGCGGGGCTATAACATTCTGAAGGTGCATGATTACGGGGTTGAGATGTTCGATGCGGATTGTCCCGATAAGGTCTGTCTCGGCTTCGGATTCATCACGCTGCCCAAGCAGACCATCGTATGTCTTCCGCACCGGGTATTGGTTGAGATTGCAAGTGCGGCCGGGGAGGATGAAGTAGATGGCTATGTCCAGTAG
- a CDS encoding ATP-binding cassette domain-containing protein: MNQAYNDTKAGEKPAVIALEGVSFGYDPEHPILHDINVSIPQGQWVSIVGPNGCGKSTLVKLLNALLPKSAGHISVCGHTLQEETVQSIRQCIGMVFQNPDNQFIGQTVEEDILFGLEGLCLSYEEMKERLEFYTGKLGISHLLSKHPGELSGGQKQRVAIASILAMKPGIVIFDEASSMLDEGSRDELMGILRDMQAEGSYTILLITHDADEILASDRVLALHGGSIVADVSPAELFRDAKLLEKCHLREPYTWQLARELESRGITVDVPASEKELIDTLWQYNYSK; the protein is encoded by the coding sequence ATGAACCAAGCGTACAACGATACAAAAGCCGGTGAGAAGCCGGCGGTGATTGCCCTTGAGGGCGTATCCTTCGGCTATGATCCGGAGCATCCGATTCTTCATGATATCAACGTGTCTATCCCGCAGGGCCAATGGGTGAGCATTGTGGGGCCTAACGGCTGCGGCAAATCGACCCTGGTCAAGCTGCTGAATGCGCTGCTTCCGAAGAGCGCCGGCCATATCTCTGTCTGCGGGCATACGCTGCAGGAAGAGACGGTTCAGTCCATCCGGCAATGCATCGGAATGGTCTTCCAGAACCCCGACAACCAGTTCATAGGTCAGACGGTGGAAGAAGATATTCTCTTCGGCCTGGAGGGGCTGTGCCTGTCCTACGAAGAGATGAAGGAGCGGCTCGAATTCTATACCGGGAAGCTCGGGATCAGCCATCTGTTGTCCAAGCATCCCGGAGAGCTGTCGGGCGGGCAGAAGCAGCGTGTAGCCATCGCCTCGATTCTCGCCATGAAGCCAGGCATCGTCATCTTCGACGAGGCCTCTTCTATGTTGGACGAAGGCAGCCGGGATGAACTGATGGGGATTCTGCGCGACATGCAGGCAGAAGGCAGCTACACGATTCTGCTGATTACTCATGATGCTGATGAGATTCTGGCGTCGGACCGGGTGCTGGCGCTGCATGGGGGAAGCATCGTGGCAGATGTATCACCTGCGGAACTGTTCCGTGATGCAAAGCTGCTGGAGAAGTGTCATTTGCGGGAGCCATATACTTGGCAGCTTGCCCGTGAACTGGAGAGCCGGGGAATTACGGTGGATGTACCCGCCAGCGAAAAGGAGCTTATAGACACACTATGGCAATACAACTACAGCAAGTAA
- a CDS encoding choice-of-anchor A family protein: MKKRVRKTAAIIMAGLLTLSSAFTWGTDVRAASGVPYTPTPVLGVAGNFNAFILGDFKQANDQIEGRLAAAGNITLSGGYGVARAYSGAAPTDVLVAGKNFVHSGSGEIYGNVVFGDSFTANEPGVNIKGGKKNASPIDFAAEQQMLISRSTEYGALADTNEIGDNHYGQLKISAPDRFNVVHLDASTLAKTNYIEFNIAQNATLIINISGSTVNVPSFSMSNGRASQVLFNFYEASEVNIEYTSFFGTILAPRADVHYKGAELYGTLIAKSFSGGVEMHLGLYEGEGPPPSPTPTATPTPSPSPTPTATPTPTVKPTPTVTPTPTVKPTPTATPTPTVKPTPTVTPTPTVKPTPTVKPSPTPVCTPTPKPTPTVKPTPTVKPSPTPVCTPTPKPTPTVKPTPTPTVKPTPTPTVKPTPTPTVKPTPTVKPTPTPTVKPTPTPTVKPTPTPTVKPTPTPTVKPTPTPTVKPTPTPTVKPTPTPTVKPTPTPTVKPTPTPTVKPTPTPTAVPTPTPTAVPTLTPTAVPTPTPTAVPTPTPTAEPTPTPTAEPTPTPTAVPTPTPTAEPTPTPTAEPTPTPTAVPTPTPTVEPTPTPTPEPTPTVEPTPTPTPTAEPTPTPTAEPTPTPTVEPTPTPTVEPTPTPTAEPTPTPTVEPTPTPTVEPTPTPTVEPTPTPTVEPTPTPTATPTAEPTPTPTPTPTPTPTPTPTPTPTATPTPTPTPTPTPTPTPTPTPTPTPTPTPTPTPTPTPTPTPTPTPTPTPTPTPTPTPTPTPTPTPTPTPTPTPTPTPTPTPTPDPTPVTTPAPTSPPFSFPPVPTPTPIIGFIVSNDVAVNDDPLPLGPVATPIATTVPAPTPTPAVAVAPIAATPEPTPSAEPAPDVVIIDDEVPLGGVPVEGTLPKTGESSPAPYYFAGLALAGLGLILRRTTRNSKRK, from the coding sequence TTGAAGAAAAGAGTGCGTAAAACAGCCGCCATCATTATGGCGGGCCTATTGACCTTATCCAGTGCCTTTACGTGGGGGACGGATGTTAGAGCAGCTTCAGGGGTGCCGTATACGCCAACACCGGTTTTGGGTGTCGCAGGGAATTTTAATGCTTTTATCCTCGGGGATTTTAAACAAGCCAATGATCAGATTGAGGGCCGCCTGGCAGCGGCAGGGAACATTACCCTCTCCGGAGGTTACGGAGTAGCCAGAGCATACAGTGGTGCTGCGCCGACGGATGTACTTGTGGCCGGTAAGAATTTTGTACATTCAGGCAGTGGAGAGATCTATGGGAATGTGGTATTTGGGGATAGCTTTACAGCCAATGAGCCTGGTGTCAACATCAAAGGCGGGAAGAAAAATGCCAGCCCGATTGATTTTGCAGCCGAGCAGCAGATGCTGATCTCCCGTTCCACAGAGTATGGGGCTTTGGCCGACACGAATGAGATTGGCGATAATCATTATGGACAGCTCAAGATAAGTGCACCGGATCGTTTCAATGTAGTTCATTTGGATGCTTCGACACTGGCGAAGACCAACTATATCGAATTCAACATTGCCCAGAACGCTACGCTGATTATTAATATAAGCGGGTCTACAGTCAATGTGCCGAGCTTTTCAATGAGTAACGGCAGAGCCAGTCAAGTATTGTTCAACTTTTACGAAGCCTCTGAGGTGAATATCGAATATACCTCATTCTTCGGGACGATCCTCGCACCTAGAGCGGATGTTCATTATAAAGGAGCAGAGCTGTACGGAACCCTGATTGCAAAATCTTTTAGCGGCGGGGTAGAGATGCACCTGGGATTGTACGAAGGAGAGGGGCCGCCGCCGAGTCCGACGCCGACCGCAACGCCGACACCTAGTCCATCACCGACACCAACGGCTACACCAACACCAACCGTGAAGCCAACGCCGACGGTAACACCAACACCAACCGTGAAGCCAACACCGACGGCAACACCAACACCAACCGTGAAGCCAACACCGACGGTAACGCCTACACCTACAGTGAAACCTACACCAACAGTAAAACCTAGCCCGACACCTGTGTGCACTCCAACTCCAAAGCCAACACCTACCGTGAAGCCGACACCAACAGTAAAACCTAGCCCGACACCTGTGTGCACTCCAACTCCAAAGCCAACACCTACCGTGAAGCCGACACCAACGCCGACCGTGAAGCCGACACCGACACCAACTGTAAAGCCGACACCAACGCCGACCGTGAAGCCGACGCCGACCGTGAAGCCAACACCAACGCCGACCGTGAAGCCGACGCCGACGCCGACCGTGAAGCCGACGCCAACACCAACCGTGAAGCCGACGCCGACGCCGACCGTGAAGCCGACGCCAACGCCGACCGTGAAGCCGACGCCAACACCAACCGTGAAGCCGACGCCAACACCAACCGTGAAGCCGACACCAACGCCAACTGTGAAGCCGACGCCAACGCCAACTGTGAAGCCGACACCAACACCAACAGCGGTACCGACACCAACGCCAACAGCGGTACCGACACTAACGCCAACAGCAGTACCGACACCAACGCCAACGGCGGTACCGACACCAACGCCAACGGCAGAGCCGACGCCAACGCCAACGGCAGAGCCGACGCCAACGCCGACGGCAGTACCGACACCAACGCCGACAGCAGAACCGACGCCAACACCAACGGCAGAGCCGACACCAACGCCAACGGCAGTACCGACACCAACGCCGACGGTAGAACCAACGCCGACACCGACACCAGAGCCAACACCGACGGTAGAGCCGACACCAACACCGACGCCGACGGCAGAACCAACACCAACACCAACGGCAGAGCCAACACCAACACCGACGGTAGAGCCGACACCAACGCCGACGGTAGAGCCGACACCAACACCAACGGCAGAGCCAACACCAACACCGACGGTAGAGCCAACACCAACACCGACGGTAGAGCCGACACCAACACCAACGGTAGAGCCAACACCAACACCGACGGTAGAGCCGACACCAACGCCGACAGCAACGCCAACGGCAGAGCCGACACCAACGCCAACGCCGACACCGACACCAACGCCGACGCCAACGCCGACGCCGACGCCGACAGCAACGCCGACACCGACACCGACACCAACGCCAACGCCGACGCCGACACCAACGCCGACGCCGACACCAACGCCGACACCAACGCCGACGCCGACACCAACGCCGACGCCGACGCCGACACCAACGCCGACGCCGACACCAACGCCAACGCCAACGCCGACACCAACGCCGACGCCGACACCAACGCCGACGCCGACACCAACGCCGACGCCGACACCAACGCCGACGCCAACGCCGACACCAACACCAGATCCAACACCAGTAACAACGCCAGCGCCAACATCGCCGCCGTTCAGTTTCCCTCCAGTGCCTACGCCGACTCCGATTATCGGATTTATCGTGAGCAATGATGTGGCTGTGAATGATGATCCGCTGCCGCTTGGACCTGTAGCAACTCCAATAGCTACAACAGTACCGGCACCAACGCCGACACCGGCTGTTGCGGTTGCGCCAATAGCAGCAACACCGGAGCCAACGCCGTCAGCGGAACCGGCACCCGATGTAGTCATTATTGATGATGAAGTTCCTCTAGGCGGTGTGCCTGTGGAAGGGACTCTGCCGAAGACGGGCGAATCTAGTCCTGCACCTTATTATTTTGCCGGTTTGGCACTAGCGGGTCTGGGCTTGATTCTTAGAAGAACCACCAGAAACAGCAAACGTAAGTAA
- a CDS encoding ASCH domain-containing protein, with protein sequence MKCLTIRQPWATLIALGEKQIETRTWRTAHRGELAIHAGMQVNKAICRTEPYQSLLARHGYTADNLPTGKIIAVSRIADCCEVTPELAQQGWPGGNEYVFGNYAEGRYAWKLEKVVPLVHPISAKGRLGFWEYPVLEEEL encoded by the coding sequence ATGAAATGCCTGACCATTCGCCAGCCGTGGGCCACGTTAATTGCGCTGGGAGAAAAACAAATCGAAACCCGGACCTGGCGGACCGCCCACCGGGGGGAGTTAGCCATTCATGCCGGGATGCAGGTGAATAAGGCGATCTGCCGGACGGAGCCGTATCAGTCGTTACTTGCCCGTCATGGCTACACTGCAGACAATCTGCCAACGGGCAAGATCATTGCAGTCAGCCGCATTGCGGATTGCTGTGAGGTGACGCCGGAGCTTGCGCAGCAGGGCTGGCCGGGTGGCAATGAATATGTATTCGGCAATTATGCCGAGGGAAGGTATGCCTGGAAGCTGGAAAAGGTTGTTCCACTGGTACATCCTATATCTGCTAAGGGACGCCTGGGGTTCTGGGAATATCCTGTGCTGGAAGAGGAATTGTGA